The Dysidea avara chromosome 11, odDysAvar1.4, whole genome shotgun sequence genome includes the window aaaaagatgcgaaatccaaggtggcagccaagaaatggctgtgatggtaggttaatggttacattttaataatgacaattcaggtgaattttgtgccacttgtactaacatcacatccaaagctctatcagtcaaagcattcctacagagaaatcttaaGTCCTGCCCAGCACAAattaaattgaaatgttataatgccatgataagaccaatcttagaatacgccaatcctgtctggtcccctcacatCAGAAGAGATATTGATAAGCTTGAAagagtacagaggcaatctgccagattcattatggctgacttctcaCGTTTCAGCAGCGTATCcaacatgctcattgaccttaacattcccagtttagaacaccgcagacaagtatccagtatcaccctcctctacaaaaattgttcataatctcattgatatatctcctgttgatttaatccctgtcacttccaacaccagaggacatgaccaaagatttcatcacatctatgcaaggaccaatcggtacagtaattcattcttccctagatcaataagactctggaattcactcccacctgacctaatccaacaacaatcattacaaatttttatgcaccaactgaaattattattactttcccctaccaatcagtaatcccataatcaatcacattgtaaaacattttgtatacatgtttcatatgtgcgttaatcctcaaactgaggctgcacatttcttggaaaataaaaaaaaaaaaaatttttttaataaaGTAAATTTCAAGATTGAATTCAGTGTAACCGACGCCGCGACGTTCACGGACACCGTTATTATTCGTATACTCAAGAACGATGAAATACTTGCAACTATTTCTATGTGTTCCTCTAATTCTATGCTACGATGCTGGGACGAAGTATGTAACTAGCTTTTAGCGGCtgtgcagtagtagtagtattgtGGTGAAgtaatattaatcagatttgaACGTGGGCGTGGCTAAAGAGTGCGTTCTTCTTACAGCGTCCAGGCAAGATTATGCAATGAAGGTAATCATGTGATGGATCAAGCAAAGTGCTTGGATGCTGACCCAAGCATCATACCATGTCAAGGAGCTTCAGTAGAGAATCTTCCATTTTGGTATAAATATTGATTTGAAAAACGACGGTCAGTTAATTCAATTACCCACTTTTAGTGATACCACCCTGGATGTGGCTGCCAGAGTAAAAGGTTCAACACGTTTTGCATAACAGaaaatatatacatatttaaTGCTGAATGCACCTACACAGATCTTCTTTCTCGAATGCACATTGATGAAAAGATATCTCAACTTGGCACTACTGCTGCAGCAGTAGACAGACTGACTATTCCATCTTATCAATGGTGATGTGTTACAAAGTTTATAATATGCAGATTGTATTGATACTGACATACAGGTGGTCTGAGGCAAATCATGGTGTAGCCCGTTCTCCTGGAGTAAACTTTAATGGTCCAGTATGTCAGTGTCACTGTGTGTTTGTGCTATGTGTCACTGTATGTTGCACATTTGTGCATgagtgcatgtgcgtgtgtgtgcatacgctcgtgtgtgtgtgtactcatatacatgactgttgatgtgtgtgtgtgtgtgtgtgtgtgtgtgtgtgtgtgtgtgtgtgtgtgtgtgtgtgtgtgtgtgtgtgtgtgtgtgtgtgtgtgtgtgtgtgtgtgtgtgtgcacaaatGTAGACCCTACTCAACATCTTGATTTTTAAACTTTTTGGATTTGTTCCCTTCATTAGAAGGGCCACATGACCATTTTATGTGAGTGGTACAgaggaggtgtgtgtgtgtgtgtgtgtgtgtgcacaaatGTAGACCCTACTCAACATCTTGATTTTTAAACTTTTTGGATTTGTTCCCTTCATTAGAAGGGCCACATGACCATTTTATGGGAGTGGTACAGAGgaggtgtgtgtgcatgtgcgcgcgcgcgcgcgcgcgtgtgtgtgtgtgtgtgtgtgtgtgtgtgtgtgtgtgtgactgtgggtgcacacacacatgggagtgtgtatgtgcatatggATGGATGGATGCATAAATGCTTGAGGTAtagtagcgattccggaattccgtaaattttgcataaaattttctctgtgaatcttccattggagagtttGCACAATCGTTTCGCAGCCGTACaagtgattgatcaaacaattggatcatttctagggtttctgggggtaaggaatacgatggtgcagttagttttctgctacaaatatgtctgtgtggtgttttatgccaattataagattattttgcaatatagttaccacaatgttatgttctcTTAGCAAGAAACGACCCAACACATGTTTGTTACACCAAGGTGAACATTTTGTctatgtagttttcaatattaatgTGCTAAAAGTTAGCAAATTTGCATCATAAGTAGCTTACCTCTTTGGTGCACttttttggtagctgtcaaggagctgtacattaagagCAAAAGTGATTATACAAccagctataaatcaacagtacaactccttactttgtatgcacattgtatttttgggTGGAGACAACtgtggttgcacttcaccacGTGTATGCTGTTTTGCCATCTGTaagatgctaaatgcatgcaactatttatTGGCTTTTTATGGAGGTGACCTTaattcagagggtcttacaagtaaggttgCACTTTGGTCCATTTACTAAGGcatttataacagaaaacagaagttcaaaatcTTATTGCAAAGCTGAGTTATAAGCACttattcaattgtgccatttttggcacTTTTTTCAATGTAAAGGACAAAActgcttataactccaccatcctatgatgattttttaaaattaagtgtttatgagatcctcagagagtactgcacaaggctatgctaaaataaaaactatttccattaattttaaaattctcctgGAATCGCTAGGTATAGTGGAGGTCATAACCATGATTATATATTGCTTAAtgatcacaaaggtttgggttCTTGATCTATTATCTTGCTACTGTTGGTGTTTTATTAAACATGGCACTTTATAAATGTGTATATGACTATAGAGATGTAATAGTCTTCCATGGGAAGAGTAAGTGTCAACTGCACCATGTTTCAGGTGAAATATGGTGCAGTTATTATTAAGATTAATTTGCAGCACTTGAGAGTGGCAATGTATACTGGTGCCCCAGTTTTACTGGGTTGGTGGTGTGTTATATATATAGTGCATTAGCTTgtttgtgagtgtgtgtgcatgtttgcaACAGATTCACAATGCTACATCATTCCCACAAGTTATTAACTTGGCAGCAACATTTGACATGTAAGTATAAGTAAGCTAAACAGCTATACAAAAGGCATTTATTATACAAGGCCACTGATCTATGAAATGGGGAAAATGATTTCTACTGAGGCAAGAGCCATGTATAATGAAGGACAAGCTGGAGTAACCATCTTTGCACCTGAAATGAACTTATACAGGTAGCAATTGTGAATAATTTATACAAAGTTTAACATTCACACATTGAAGGGATCCACGATGGGGTAGAGGACAGGAAACACCTGGAGAAGGTTAGCCTAACCTGATCATACTATAACTACTGCATCACCACATTAGATCCCTATGTTATATCTCAGTATGTCACTAATTTTGTCCATGGCATGCAAGAAGACAATGCTAACAAGTTAGTGTAATTTTTAACTATTCTGCATTAGTAATGATTCATGAATGCACACTGTGTCGTCACTACAGGTATATGAAAACAGTAGCTACTTGTAAATGCTTGGCAGCATATGGTACGTTGGACTTTGATTGTGCAAATGTCAgcttgagtcaaatatgctcaaaattttacccaaaATGCTACCATGAATTTcctaaaattttcacctattatactcttcagtgttcccattatgcttacaTTAGCTCCTAAGTTTTaataacatttcttacaattatcttgaaacatttaattaggaaatgttctattagagtatttcacttcaaagtgactgttctattagatactattgaggagctatgtacaatacacatttgagtgctctattgcagtttccactgacaaggtctattttcatggaattaagctccatagtttgaaatatccacctaatatgctagcattatgctagcatagctatcatatttgatgcaggcctatatGTACCTGTTGACATTTTACAACATTGCATAGCAAATTAAACTAATTCAGTAATTAAACCTGTCTAATATTATAGCCTCTATATGTTAGGCTCAAAGACATTTGAACTTATTGACTGCTGCATTACGTGGATACTTAATGACAACCTTGCTAACTTTTTGCATGGAGGTTTGCTTTTATCAGTAAAGGTGACCACATGCATTAGTCTAAGTAACTACAGATCTGACTTCTCTCAATACAGCTAATACAGTAGACCTAGGACTCTCCAACACACTTATTACATAGTGGTCTTAATGTGCTGACTTCATTGTAGCAATAATACTTGCAATGAGCATACTATAACATTGTACAGCAAATAGCACATTTTTGGTGTATTATGTGGAAAAGCTGTAAGCTTTGTGTCAGTATAATAGCTTGTTTTAAGGTTCTCAACCTCAGCTAACATGGAGggttaacatattatactattaTTTTACTATTAACAGATTTGGAAAATTGGAATAAAAGTGACAGACACAGTTTTAATGCCATTATCTCACCACAAGATTTAGTAGAGGTTTGTTGCATTTTGTACATTTCTTATCCTATAGAAATACTCTGATTACTTACAGACATACCTACCAGGTCTTGAGGCATGTGTCAGAGATGGCAATGTAGCTAGTATCATGTGTAGCTACAATGCTGTTAATGGGATACCCAGTTGTGCTAACAGTTTCCTACAGAACACTATAGCCAGGGAGCAGTGGGGATTTGAAGGTTATATTGTAAGTCAGTCAGAATACTATTAGGTATGTAGATCAACTGTGATAAGCAGAGTGAAGATATCAACATTGGTGTTTTAACTATGCATATTCTGTACCCATGCAACTTGTAATGTCAAGTAAAATAACTGGCATAAACTGTTTCCATTGTAACTACTTTATTATTAATATTGTTTGTTGGTATAGGTCAGTGATTGTGGGGCAATCAATAGCATTGAAAAATCTCATCAGTGAGTGATCAATTTATCCAGAGTATACAGGAGTGATGTTATATACCAATTTTCTAGCTACACATCAAATCCTGCTGATACTGTAGCTGCTGGCCTACTAGGAGGATGTGATCTCAATTGTGGTTCATACTACCAAACACATGGAATGGTACAATTGAATCACAAGTACACTATATATCTGTAATTTTATTGCATAACAATTTTAGGAAGCAATTAACGATAAGACCATCACTGAGGAAGATGTTGATGTAACGCTAACTAGATTGTTTACATACAGGTTAGTATGTACAGTAATACTATATTATATTTATGTGCATACAGGATGAGACTTGGTTTGTTTGATCCAGCAAATTACACTTCTTATCACACCTTGTCTCCTgctgatgttaatactaataagaGTCAGGTAAAAGTAACCTAATTAGAATGTGTCATTTATGTAGCTGCTACCATTTAGGAATTAGCATTGAAATTGGCTCAAGAAAGTATTGTGCTTCTTCAGAACAATAAGAGTGCGTCCACAAGATTACAATTCTATGCACCGTTACATGTTGTGTACAGGTGCTCTTCCACTTGATCCTAAATTATCTGTTGCTGTGATGGGGCCCAACTCTGATGCAACCACAACCATGCAAGGAAACTATTATGTAATGATAATTCTGGTTGGAAAATCAGTTATAGGAAAAAAATTAGAATATTAATGTTACATACAATCCGCAGCATTACGATTTATAGTTTGAAATGATGTATGTGTTTTGGTTGTAAAATTCATTGCtcaatgtgacattaagactgattttccaaaatccggtcaTTATGTACACTGACTCTTATCTACTTCATTATAACTGTGTGTAGGGTACAGCTCCTTTCTTGATTTCTCCACTTGATGGAATGAAGTCAATAGCTAGTAATGTTACAACAGCAAAAGGATGTGATGTGAAATGTACTGATGATAGTGGGTTTAAAGAGGCTGTGACAGCAGCTCAGAATACTCAGGCTGTCATAGTAGTTGTTGGTCTGGATGGGTCTCAGGAAAGGTACATGCAATACACACGCTGTTTGGTTAGTTTTATACTTGATGATGTAGTGAAGGTCATGATCGTGATGAATTGACTTTACCTGGCAAACAAGAAGACTTCCTAATGGCCATCAGGAGCGCTACCAAGAATCCTATGATTGTGGTGGTAATGTCTGGAGGACCAGTGGACCTCAGCTGGGCTAAGGTAATTATAATTAAGTTAGTTCAATTTCTGATCAATTATAACTTATCTTTACAGGCCAATGCTGATGCAGTTCTTTGGTGTGGTTATCCTGGACAATCAGGTGGTAAGGCAATAGCACAAGTAATTTATGGAGAATTTAATCCTTCTGGAAGACTGCCCTACACTATTGTAAGTATTGTATGATCATACTATCTTACCATTGTGTCTTACTGGACAGTACCCAAAAGATTATGTCAACCAAATATCATTCTTTGACATGGGTATGCGTAGCAAGCCTGGTCGTACATACAAATTCTACACTGGTGATGCTGTCTATCCATTTGGATATGGACTGAGTTACACAACCTTTAATTTCACATGGTGAGACATTTGCTTAAACATGTGAACTCTATATGCTTTACACATGCATAAATGATGTTAGGTCAGAATTAGAGAAGTTGCCAAAGTTTCAAGTGTTAGATGAACTATCAACTGTACAATACAAAGTTACTGTCACCAACACTGGTAGTAGATCAGGGGCAGTTGCAGTTTTAGCTTACATGACTTACAGTGTATGTCTTGTCTTCAACTTTTACATCATCATGTTAATGTCATTGATCAGGATGTTAATGCTCCAATGAAACAATTGTTTGGATTTCAACGGGTTGAACTGAACCCTAAAGAAAATGCAACTCTTTTCTTTGATGCTGGAGTGGAAACATTCAAGACAGTTGATACAGGGGTACAGATATGTATATCAATCATTCAGTATTGTGATAAGTGGTGTATGTGTATTTTATAGGGTAACAAGGTATTGAAGCCAGGAAGTTACACAGTGAAGATTGAAGATCTCACTCACACCATCACATTGGTGTAACTATTAATTTGGACATAAGAAACTCTTTTTAAGTCCATGCACAATGTAGGCTGTACGTTGTCATTGTTGTGTATATTGGCTGAATGGCTGTATAATACTGATTAAAAAATGCTGGGGGTGTGCGACTGTCACAACAGGCAAggacattgtagctataaattgTATGGTGACCCCTTCAGCTATTGTACCTTAAAATATACAGGTGAATTAACTCTATGCTATACCTTATTAATAATAATGCTGCCTAATTATGCTGAGGCATGTTGGAGTAGCTACCATTAGAGGTTAAAAGTATATTATTCATATCAAGAATAATAGGTATATACAGACTTATAATGCTGGATTTTTTTACCCTATGCATCATGATGCTCATGCAGGCATAATTTACTGCAcaagggcagatccaggattttccaaggggggggggggggtggggggctAGGCTAGGCTAGGGGCATATAGTGGAGGCTAAAatgtggcaactggttgatacaactagtagtgCAGCATGAGAAACACACACAGCATGACAAGCATGTTTTATCTATATATGGGGTCTGGGGGCTTTCCCTCACAGAAAAATTTTGTAACTGAGATTGAGTTTGGCAATAATATTGACTGAACCTTATTGAATAAGCAGTGCAAGCCACTTTAACTAAGTGATTGCAGTTTTAGCTTACATGACTTACAGTGTATGACATGacttacagtgtatatacatctTGTCTTCAACttttacatcatcatcatcatgttaATATCATTTATCAGGATATTAATGCTCCAATGAAACAATTGTTTGGATGTCAAcgagttgagctgaaccctaaAGAAAATACAACTCTCATTTTTGATGCTGGGGTGGAAACTTTCATGACACTTGATAAAGGAGTATATATTACGCTTGGCTTTGTATTAAAGTTAGTCATGTTCATTTATTTGCAGGGTAACAAGATATTGAAGCCAAGAAGTTACACAGTGAACATTGAAGATCTTTCTCTTAAAGTGTATAAATGCTCTATAGAAAACGTATAATTGTTAAAGTTGTGTATATAATTTGTCATGTAGTTTACCAAGTACCATGGTAAAGTTGTCAGATAGGTAATGGATAACAACATCTTGCTAAACTATATTTCTGGATATATGTATTGTTGCTATGCACAGTTGTATGGTTATGGATATTTTCAAATCTCCCTATTGCAAACAGTGTAGCATATTTATAGTCCAACAATAATTATCAGTCATGCTACCTGCTCACCTCTAATTACGCATGTCGATGGTATGGTGACCAGATACTTCAAGTGTAGTTGGGGCAGATATACTGACATAGTCAAGGACATTCATAATTAGTAAAGTTACATTGTAGGAAGTATTAATGTTTACAGAATTAACTCTAGCTGTCATCATGATAATTTGCTCTGTCCAGTGATTCCAGTTTTAAATACAAACCAGTTTGGTTAGTCCTAaatttcagctacttgaattctGTAGAAAACTTGAGAGTAGTAATAATGTAGTCAGCAGACTGAAcatgatatattctaatagagtagtcagcaATGCAGAAAAGTCACTGTGCTATTCAGGCTCTTTTACATTAAAAAAGAGTTGCAAGCAACTTTAATTTATTTCAATTTGCATTCTAACCACAACAAATGTTCCTTCAAATTTAAAGCAGTAATTATACTTGAACTACTACAGCTAGCCATATTGATTGttctacttttcaaaagtttGATTTCTACATGATATTCATACCTAGCAATAGTAATAGTCAATTTATTGAGTCTCAAAATGCTACAAAAGTTCCTGTAGGGGAGTGAATAGGTTGTGAAGTTGTATATGGAATGGAACCCTATCACATAAAATTCTCAAAATTTATACTTGATTTCAATATTTAGCAGAAAGAGACTTTTCATACTTAACAACCATTAATATAATCCCATTTTTCAAAAATTATTTGGGGGAATACTCCTAACTCCCTccactgtaaaaaattagtagtgaattgctctgccacaatactcactactttttgcagtgaacgtcactacttggtggtcaatgtagtgacgttcactacaaacttag containing:
- the LOC136238759 gene encoding uncharacterized protein, whose protein sequence is MKYLQLFLCVPLILCYDAGTNVQARLCNEGNHVMDQAKCLDADPSIIPCQGASVENLPFCDTTLDVAARVKDLLSRMHIDEKISQLGTTAAAVDRLTIPSYQWWSEANHGVARSPGVNFNGPIHNATSFPQVINLAATFDMPLIYEMGKMISTEARAMYNEGQAGVTIFAPEMNLYRDPRWGRGQETPGEDPYVISQYVTNFVHGMQEDNANKYMKTVATCKCLAAYDLENWNKSDRHSFNAIISPQDLVETYLPGLEACVRDGNVASIMCSYNAVNGIPSCANSFLQNTIAREQWGFEGYIVSDCGAINSIEKSHHYTSNPADTVAAGLLGGCDLNCGSYYQTHGMEAINDKTITEEDVDVTLTRLFTYRMRLGLFDPANYTSYHTLSPADVNTNKSQELALKLAQESIVLLQNNKSALPLDPKLSVAVMGPNSDATTTMQGNYYGTAPFLISPLDGMKSIASNVTTAKGCDVKCTDDSGFKEAVTAAQNTQAVIVVVGLDGSQESEGHDRDELTLPGKQEDFLMAIRSATKNPMIVVVMSGGPVDLSWAKANADAVLWCGYPGQSGGKAIAQVIYGEFNPSGRLPYTIYPKDYVNQISFFDMGMRSKPGRTYKFYTGDAVYPFGYGLSYTTFNFTWSELEKLPKFQVLDELSTVQYKVTVTNTGSRSGAVAVLAYMTYSDVNAPMKQLFGFQRVELNPKENATLFFDAGVETFKTVDTGGNKVLKPGSYTVKIEDLTHTITLV